The following are encoded in a window of Bordetella genomosp. 10 genomic DNA:
- a CDS encoding c-type cytochrome: MAALLGGISLAWLAASAQNEPASPHVQIPQIIDDLPADYAAGLTPQQREQVDLGRYVARLGDCVACHTGDKSKPLAGGLALETPFGKLYSTNITPDKATGIGGYSLEKFERAMRKGVAADGHNLYPAMPYPSYARMTPEDIKALYAYLMQGVKPVEQANRPSDMGFPFNQRWGLSIWNWIFLDDEPFRPLEGKGDVWNRGAYLVQGLGHCGACHTPRGFAFQEKTMTGEGGNGHLFLAGETVEGWRALSLRNLWTPEETAELLKTGRNKHGTVSGNMVDVVQHSSQYMTDADLLAIGTYLKSLPPGKDDLPMQAAQGPAPAIAPRQAGGAATPGDMPVGLFTTRGGLGYLQFCADCHRANGEGVPDAFPSLAGNNSLQSQDPSTLIHIMLTGWRAPVTQSHARPLTMPSFAQLGDQEIADILNFTRRAWGRADARDIKVGEVSSARKQLDAAAENHRPFETPRLAEMLKEKNADQLVLGARLNIDTARMLPNNVGNKLNCASCHLNAGTVADGSPYVGVSAFFPSYAARAGRIITLEDRINGCFQRSMDGKPLPIASDEMKAMVAYFDWMKGATKPEDKVEGRGVGKIDQTLIPNIENGKRIYTAQCALCHGANGEGVRNARGDMVYPPLWGSESFNIGAGMARTYTAAAFVKRNMPIAFGTHFPLGQGGLTDQEAVDVAGYFTHMDRPDFAAKVKDWPKDKKPADARY; the protein is encoded by the coding sequence ATGGCCGCCCTGCTGGGAGGCATTTCCCTGGCCTGGCTGGCGGCTTCGGCCCAGAACGAGCCGGCCTCGCCGCATGTGCAGATCCCGCAGATCATCGACGACCTGCCCGCCGATTATGCGGCTGGCCTTACCCCACAGCAGCGCGAGCAGGTCGATCTGGGCCGCTATGTCGCGCGCCTGGGCGACTGCGTAGCCTGTCACACCGGAGACAAGTCCAAGCCCCTGGCCGGCGGCCTGGCGTTGGAAACGCCATTCGGCAAGCTCTATTCCACCAATATCACGCCGGACAAGGCCACGGGCATCGGCGGTTATAGCCTCGAGAAATTCGAGCGCGCCATGCGCAAGGGCGTGGCGGCGGATGGACACAACCTGTACCCGGCGATGCCTTATCCGTCCTACGCCAGGATGACGCCGGAGGACATCAAGGCGCTTTACGCCTACCTGATGCAGGGCGTCAAACCCGTGGAACAGGCCAACCGGCCTTCCGACATGGGGTTCCCGTTCAACCAGCGCTGGGGCCTGTCGATCTGGAACTGGATTTTCCTGGACGACGAACCTTTCCGGCCGCTGGAAGGCAAGGGGGACGTGTGGAACCGGGGCGCCTATCTGGTTCAGGGCCTGGGCCACTGTGGCGCGTGCCACACGCCGCGCGGATTCGCTTTCCAGGAAAAAACCATGACCGGCGAAGGCGGCAACGGCCATCTGTTCCTGGCGGGAGAGACCGTTGAGGGCTGGCGCGCGCTGAGCCTGCGCAACCTGTGGACGCCGGAGGAAACCGCCGAGCTGCTCAAGACCGGACGCAACAAGCACGGCACGGTGTCAGGCAATATGGTGGACGTGGTGCAGCACTCGTCGCAATACATGACCGATGCCGATCTGCTGGCCATCGGCACTTACCTGAAATCGCTGCCGCCGGGCAAGGACGACCTGCCCATGCAGGCGGCGCAGGGCCCGGCGCCGGCCATCGCGCCGCGCCAGGCCGGCGGCGCGGCCACGCCCGGCGATATGCCCGTCGGCCTTTTCACCACGCGCGGCGGCCTGGGCTACCTGCAGTTCTGTGCGGACTGCCACCGCGCCAACGGCGAGGGCGTGCCCGATGCCTTCCCGTCGCTGGCCGGCAACAACAGCCTGCAATCGCAGGATCCGTCCACGCTGATTCACATCATGCTCACGGGCTGGCGCGCGCCCGTCACGCAAAGCCACGCACGGCCCCTGACGATGCCTTCGTTCGCGCAACTGGGCGACCAGGAGATCGCCGACATCCTGAACTTCACGCGCCGCGCCTGGGGCCGCGCCGACGCGCGCGACATCAAGGTCGGCGAAGTGAGCAGCGCCCGCAAGCAGCTCGATGCCGCGGCCGAAAACCATCGTCCGTTCGAGACGCCGCGCCTGGCGGAGATGCTGAAGGAAAAGAACGCCGATCAACTGGTGCTGGGCGCGCGCCTGAACATCGACACGGCGCGCATGCTGCCCAATAACGTCGGCAACAAGCTCAACTGCGCCAGTTGCCATCTGAACGCGGGCACCGTGGCCGACGGTTCTCCCTATGTCGGCGTTTCGGCCTTCTTCCCCAGCTATGCCGCGCGCGCGGGCCGCATCATCACGCTGGAGGACCGCATCAACGGGTGCTTCCAGCGTTCGATGGACGGCAAGCCGCTGCCCATCGCCAGCGACGAGATGAAGGCCATGGTCGCCTATTTCGATTGGATGAAGGGCGCGACCAAGCCGGAGGACAAGGTGGAAGGCCGTGGCGTGGGCAAGATCGACCAGACGCTCATTCCCAATATCGAGAACGGCAAGCGCATCTATACGGCCCAGTGCGCGCTATGCCATGGCGCGAACGGCGAGGGCGTCAGGAACGCCAGGGGCGACATGGTCTATCCCCCGCTTTGGGGCAGCGAGTCCTTCAACATCGGCGCCGGCATGGCCCGCACCTACACGGCGGCGGCCTTCGTCAAACGTAATATGCCCATCGCGTTCGGCACGCATTTCCCGCTGGGGCAGGGGGGACTCACCGACCAGGAAGCGGTGGACGTGGCGGGGTACTTCACCCACATGGACCGGCCGGATTTCGCGGCCAAGGTCAAGGACTGGCCGAAGGACAAGAAGCCGGCGGATGCGCGTTATTGA
- a CDS encoding PaaI family thioesterase, which translates to MDENAARRAFEVALSTQRPVFEEFFLARLLDLKFEYQEARCVITFGIQDFMLNPQGSLHGGIIATVMDISMGHLLNHVQGPGTTLEMKTQYVKAARTGQLQCVGEFIRLGQGISYLKSTLSDEAEDVVAFATATWKRLK; encoded by the coding sequence ATGGATGAAAACGCCGCCCGGCGCGCATTCGAGGTCGCCTTGTCCACGCAGCGACCGGTGTTCGAGGAGTTCTTCCTCGCCCGTCTGCTGGACTTGAAGTTCGAATACCAGGAAGCCCGGTGTGTCATCACCTTCGGGATCCAGGATTTCATGCTGAACCCGCAGGGATCGCTGCACGGCGGGATCATCGCGACCGTCATGGATATTTCCATGGGGCATTTGTTGAACCATGTCCAGGGGCCGGGAACGACGTTGGAGATGAAGACGCAGTACGTCAAGGCGGCCCGAACAGGGCAGCTACAGTGCGTCGGGGAATTCATACGCCTGGGGCAGGGCATCTCTTACTTGAAGTCGACGCTCTCGGACGAGGCCGAAGACGTGGTGGCGTTCGCGACCGCTACGTGGAAGCGGTTGAAGTAG
- a CDS encoding carboxymuconolactone decarboxylase family protein: MMNNWVDQLSNLRAGAKTFAETNPAMVKAYGGLNQALGEAKHLDAKTRELIALAVAVTTRCDGCISSHAAAAQKAGATVGEVSEALGTALALNAGAAYVYSVRALEAFGQFEGK, encoded by the coding sequence ATGATGAATAACTGGGTCGATCAACTCTCGAATCTCCGCGCGGGCGCCAAGACGTTCGCGGAAACGAATCCCGCCATGGTCAAGGCATACGGCGGCCTCAATCAGGCCTTGGGAGAGGCCAAGCACCTGGATGCCAAGACGCGCGAGTTGATTGCATTGGCGGTCGCGGTCACGACGCGTTGCGACGGCTGCATTTCTTCGCACGCCGCGGCGGCGCAGAAGGCGGGCGCCACGGTCGGGGAGGTCAGCGAGGCGCTCGGCACGGCCTTGGCCTTGAACGCCGGCGCCGCCTATGTCTACTCGGTGCGCGCGTTGGAAGCCTTCGGCCAGTTCGAAGGCAAGTAG
- a CDS encoding nucleotide sugar dehydrogenase: protein MCGLGYVGLPVAVAFARRFDVIGFDVDKRRIERLKEGDDWTGEIEREALLASKLRFTDQVTDLEGCDFFVVAVPTPVDEKNNPDFSLLVRACRSIGPVLRPGCIVVFESTVHPGATEDICGPELEKASGLRCGVDFKLGYSPERINPGDREHPLEKIVKIVSGQDAESLEIIAGVYEKIIDAGVHRASSIKVAEAAKVLENTQRDINIALMNEMSKICDLVGIRTSEVLNAAGTKWNFLRFTPGLVGGHCIGVDPYYLTSKAQELGYHPEVILSGRRINDGMASHVASRVVQVLARNGRLNAETRVGILGMTFKENVPDIRNSKVVDLYNALGSYGITPVACDPMVDSDQMEHEYGIKLVERDAFKDMDVLILAVPHRETMDSIWDDMPSLVKRGGMVCDLKSVLDSSRLQSDLLYWTL, encoded by the coding sequence GTGTGTGGCCTTGGATATGTGGGGCTACCGGTCGCCGTGGCGTTCGCCAGACGCTTTGACGTCATCGGTTTCGATGTGGACAAGCGGCGGATCGAACGCCTGAAGGAAGGAGACGACTGGACCGGCGAGATCGAGCGCGAGGCGCTGCTTGCTTCCAAACTACGGTTTACGGACCAGGTGACGGACCTGGAGGGTTGCGATTTCTTCGTCGTGGCCGTCCCCACGCCCGTCGACGAGAAGAACAATCCGGATTTTTCGCTGCTGGTGCGGGCGTGCCGGTCGATCGGTCCGGTGCTGCGCCCCGGCTGCATCGTCGTCTTCGAATCCACCGTCCACCCCGGCGCCACCGAGGATATCTGCGGGCCGGAGCTGGAAAAGGCCTCGGGCCTGCGTTGCGGCGTCGATTTCAAGCTGGGCTACAGCCCCGAGCGGATCAACCCCGGCGACCGCGAACATCCGCTGGAGAAGATCGTCAAGATCGTGTCCGGCCAGGATGCGGAATCGCTGGAAATCATCGCCGGCGTCTACGAGAAAATCATCGACGCGGGCGTGCACCGCGCCTCCTCCATCAAGGTGGCCGAGGCGGCGAAGGTGCTGGAGAACACGCAGCGCGACATCAACATCGCGCTGATGAACGAGATGTCGAAGATTTGCGACCTGGTCGGCATCCGCACGTCGGAAGTCCTGAACGCCGCCGGCACCAAGTGGAATTTCCTGCGGTTCACGCCCGGGCTGGTGGGCGGCCACTGCATCGGCGTCGATCCGTATTACCTGACGTCGAAAGCGCAGGAGCTCGGCTACCACCCCGAGGTGATCCTGTCGGGCCGCCGCATCAACGACGGCATGGCCAGCCACGTCGCCTCGCGCGTCGTCCAGGTCCTGGCCCGCAACGGCCGCCTCAATGCCGAGACCCGCGTCGGCATCCTGGGGATGACGTTCAAGGAAAACGTCCCCGACATCCGCAATTCGAAGGTGGTCGATCTCTACAACGCGCTGGGAAGCTACGGCATCACGCCGGTCGCTTGCGACCCGATGGTCGATTCGGACCAGATGGAGCACGAGTACGGCATCAAGCTCGTGGAGCGGGACGCGTTCAAGGACATGGACGTGCTGATCCTCGCCGTTCCGCATCGGGAAACCATGGATTCCATCTGGGACGACATGCCGAGCCTCGTCAAGCGCGGCGGCATGGTGTGCGACCTGAAGTCGGTGCTCGACAGCAGCCGCCTTCAATCCGACCTCCTGTACTGGACGCTCTGA